In Silene latifolia isolate original U9 population chromosome X, ASM4854445v1, whole genome shotgun sequence, the following proteins share a genomic window:
- the LOC141617690 gene encoding zinc finger CCCH domain-containing protein 18-like isoform X2: MDLSDATKVLLDRIQKLEPEIATKIMGCILIQDHGEREMIRLAYAPEKLLEKLVQKTKLQLGFLAKSPVSTSMSPPISINLPPVSENPMSYMPFSPNGSQPYSYPPTIRVPPYWDPSALTHEQHQILNSEFESFRDSSLEDSGFQNPTQYMGFEDQMDPISVFYEGAAALGNLNMRRNRRSANPAEYPAKMCHYFNKGFCKHGNSCRYLHGSDNFSPVFSSHELRADDHLFSPGSLEKLEVEISELLSSARGPVSIASLPMLYCEKYGRMLQAEGYLTESQRHGRAGYSLTKLLARLKTIRLIDRPHGQHAVILAEDASKYNVDNRSERNDVGSAASGSRQIYLTFPAESTFTEDDVSDYFGEFGTVEDVRIPCQQKRMFGFVTFASPNTVKTVLAKGNPHFVSGSRVLVKPYREKSKLVERKYMDKNDHGMHYRGNYLDLDHEFHPMAPRFLRRQLMEQQEQALEMERRRLSELQFGRKNMQNRQFIGYDAPIFSSVQQYRQLFDAINNGSAADDRSKHLSTDFTEQESQGINLPENPFASAIGSSIPAII; encoded by the exons ATGGATTTATCGGATGCAACAAAAGTTCTATTGGACAGAATCCAGAAGTTGGAGCCGGAAATAGCAACGAAGATTATGGGATGCATTCTTATACAAGACCATGGAGAAAGAGAAATGATTAGGTTAGCTTATGCTCCTgaaaaattacttgaaaaattagTGCAGAAAACTAAGCTTCAATTAGGATTTCTAGCTAAATCACCTGTTTCGACTTCCATGTCTCCTCCAATCTCCATTAATCTGCCACCGGTTTCTGAAAACCCTATGAGCTACATGCCATTTTCACCCAATGGATCTCAACCCTACTCGTATCCACCTACAATCAGGGTCCCACCCTACTGGGACCCAAGTGCGCTGACACACGAGCAACACCAGATTCTAAACTCAGAATTTGAGTCATTCAGAGATTCATCTTTGGAAGATTCCGGATTCCAAAATCCCACTCAGTACATGGGATTTGAAGATCAGATGGACCCTATCAGTGTTTTCTATGAAGGTGCGGCAGCATTGGGTAATTTGAACATGAGAAGAAATCGTCGATCAGCCAATCCAGCTGAATATCCTGCTAAAATGTGCCATTATTTCAACAAGGGATTTTGCAAACATGGGAATTCCTGCCGGTATTTACATGGGTCGGATAATTTCTCTCCGGTTTTCAGCTCTCATGAACTTAGAGCTGACGATCATCTGTTTTCCCCTGGCTCTCTAGAAAAGCTGGAGGTCGAGATCAGTGAGCTGCTGAGTTCAGCAAGGGGGCCTGTCTCCATTGCTTCACTTCCTATGTTGTATTGTGAGAAGTATGGCAGGATGCTTCAAGCTGAAGGGTACCTCACTGAGAGTCAGCGTCACGGTCGAGCTGGTTATAGCTTGACTAAACTTCTTGCGCGATTGAAAACAATTCGGCTTATTGATAG ACCACATGGCCAACATGCTGTCATTTTAGCTGAAGATGCCTCCAAATACAATGTTGACAATCGAAGTGAAAGGAATGATGTTGGTTCAGCTGCGAGTGGATCTCGTCAGATATATTTGACTTTTCCTGCTGAAAGTACATTCACGGAAGATGATGTATCCGACTATTTTGG GGAATTTGGGACGGTGGAAGATGTTAGGATCCCTTGCCAACAAAAAAGGATGTTTGGATTTGTAACATTTGCCAGTCCTAATACCGTGAAGACAGTTTTGGCTAAAGGGAACCCACATTTTGTTAGTGGGTCTCGGGTTTTAGTCAAACCTTACCGGGAAAAGTCTAAGCTGGTCGAAAG GAAGTACATGGATAAAAATGATCATGGTATGCATTACCGGGGAAATTACTTGGATCTAGATCATGAATTCCACCCAA TGGCCCCACGGTTTTTACGAAGACAGCTGATGGAGCAGCAGGAGCAGGCTCTTGAAATGGAAAGGAGACGCCTCTCTGAATTGCAATTTGGACGTAAAAATATGCAAAATCGACAGTTCATTGGCTATG ATGCTCCCATTTTTTCAAGTGTTCAGCAATACCGTCAACTGTTTGATGCTATCAATAACGGCTCTGCCGCTGATGACAGATCCAAACATCTCAGCACAGACTTTACTGAGCAAGAAAG TCAGGGGATTAATCTTCCAGAGAACCCCTTTGCATCTGCAATAGGAAGCAGCATTCCTGCAATCATCTAG
- the LOC141617690 gene encoding zinc finger CCCH domain-containing protein 18-like isoform X1, translating to MDLSDATKVLLDRIQKLEPEIATKIMGCILIQDHGEREMIRLAYAPEKLLEKLVQKTKLQLGFLAKSPVSTSMSPPISINLPPVSENPMSYMPFSPNGSQPYSYPPTIRVPPYWDPSALTHEQHQILNSEFESFRDSSLEDSGFQNPTQYMGFEDQMDPISVFYEGAAALGNLNMRRNRRSANPAEYPAKMCHYFNKGFCKHGNSCRYLHGSDNFSPVFSSHELRADDHLFSPGSLEKLEVEISELLSSARGPVSIASLPMLYCEKYGRMLQAEGYLTESQRHGRAGYSLTKLLARLKTIRLIDRPHGQHAVILAEDASKYNVDNRSERNDVGSAASGSRQIYLTFPAESTFTEDDVSDYFGEFGTVEDVRIPCQQKRMFGFVTFASPNTVKTVLAKGNPHFVSGSRVLVKPYREKSKLVERKYMDKNDHGMHYRGNYLDLDHEFHPMAPRFLRRQLMEQQEQALEMERRRLSELQFGRKNMQNRQFIGYGMEEQQSLEDAPIFSSVQQYRQLFDAINNGSAADDRSKHLSTDFTEQESQGINLPENPFASAIGSSIPAII from the exons ATGGATTTATCGGATGCAACAAAAGTTCTATTGGACAGAATCCAGAAGTTGGAGCCGGAAATAGCAACGAAGATTATGGGATGCATTCTTATACAAGACCATGGAGAAAGAGAAATGATTAGGTTAGCTTATGCTCCTgaaaaattacttgaaaaattagTGCAGAAAACTAAGCTTCAATTAGGATTTCTAGCTAAATCACCTGTTTCGACTTCCATGTCTCCTCCAATCTCCATTAATCTGCCACCGGTTTCTGAAAACCCTATGAGCTACATGCCATTTTCACCCAATGGATCTCAACCCTACTCGTATCCACCTACAATCAGGGTCCCACCCTACTGGGACCCAAGTGCGCTGACACACGAGCAACACCAGATTCTAAACTCAGAATTTGAGTCATTCAGAGATTCATCTTTGGAAGATTCCGGATTCCAAAATCCCACTCAGTACATGGGATTTGAAGATCAGATGGACCCTATCAGTGTTTTCTATGAAGGTGCGGCAGCATTGGGTAATTTGAACATGAGAAGAAATCGTCGATCAGCCAATCCAGCTGAATATCCTGCTAAAATGTGCCATTATTTCAACAAGGGATTTTGCAAACATGGGAATTCCTGCCGGTATTTACATGGGTCGGATAATTTCTCTCCGGTTTTCAGCTCTCATGAACTTAGAGCTGACGATCATCTGTTTTCCCCTGGCTCTCTAGAAAAGCTGGAGGTCGAGATCAGTGAGCTGCTGAGTTCAGCAAGGGGGCCTGTCTCCATTGCTTCACTTCCTATGTTGTATTGTGAGAAGTATGGCAGGATGCTTCAAGCTGAAGGGTACCTCACTGAGAGTCAGCGTCACGGTCGAGCTGGTTATAGCTTGACTAAACTTCTTGCGCGATTGAAAACAATTCGGCTTATTGATAG ACCACATGGCCAACATGCTGTCATTTTAGCTGAAGATGCCTCCAAATACAATGTTGACAATCGAAGTGAAAGGAATGATGTTGGTTCAGCTGCGAGTGGATCTCGTCAGATATATTTGACTTTTCCTGCTGAAAGTACATTCACGGAAGATGATGTATCCGACTATTTTGG GGAATTTGGGACGGTGGAAGATGTTAGGATCCCTTGCCAACAAAAAAGGATGTTTGGATTTGTAACATTTGCCAGTCCTAATACCGTGAAGACAGTTTTGGCTAAAGGGAACCCACATTTTGTTAGTGGGTCTCGGGTTTTAGTCAAACCTTACCGGGAAAAGTCTAAGCTGGTCGAAAG GAAGTACATGGATAAAAATGATCATGGTATGCATTACCGGGGAAATTACTTGGATCTAGATCATGAATTCCACCCAA TGGCCCCACGGTTTTTACGAAGACAGCTGATGGAGCAGCAGGAGCAGGCTCTTGAAATGGAAAGGAGACGCCTCTCTGAATTGCAATTTGGACGTAAAAATATGCAAAATCGACAGTTCATTGGCTATGGTATGGAGGAGCAACAATCCTTAGAAG ATGCTCCCATTTTTTCAAGTGTTCAGCAATACCGTCAACTGTTTGATGCTATCAATAACGGCTCTGCCGCTGATGACAGATCCAAACATCTCAGCACAGACTTTACTGAGCAAGAAAG TCAGGGGATTAATCTTCCAGAGAACCCCTTTGCATCTGCAATAGGAAGCAGCATTCCTGCAATCATCTAG
- the LOC141617689 gene encoding transcription termination factor MTERF9, chloroplastic-like — MSSYMLLSILTTSTTVSPLHLFFLRRCFLFSSPPSAAVPRRFVLPSAHSNSNLLKPNRRSPYGDPLSVYDDDDDSVAVAVAEVLDNDDDDDDSPWFNDDDDEFAEPANFTNGRQSSKLLEVAKTRPGNRRKANVGGKPGSKGKFDAHKGAKKKYAQLSEEFRVDNRWIPLLDYLSTYGMKESHFIQMHRRHMNAFNINLHSVRERLGYLTELGVKHKDIKKMLSRQPQILEYTVDSTMKPRVSFLLDLGIPEAKIAQVITAAPSIFSYSVENSLKPTVRYLIEEVGIKANDLGKVVTLSPQILVQRVDISWNDRFDFLTEELAAPRESIVKMVTKHPQLLHYSIEDGILPRIKFLRSIGLQNSDILKVLTSITQVLSLSLEKNLKPKYTYLVNELQNEVQSLTKYPMYLSLSLEQRIRPRHRFLVFLNKAPEGPFPLSSLVPTDESFCQQWAGTSVDQYIEFRQNMLLKEFAKKYEKQ, encoded by the exons ATGTCTTCTTATATGCTTCTCTCTATCctcaccacctccaccaccgtATCACCCCTCCATCTCTTCTTCCTCCGCCGCTGCTTTCTCTTCTCTTCACCTCCTTCCGCCGCCGTTCCCCGCCGTTTCGTCCTCCCCTCCGCTCACTCCAATTCTAATCTTCTCAAGCCTAATCGCCGCTCCCCCTACGGCGACCCTCTCTCCGTctacgatgatgatgacgactcCGTTGCTGTAGCCGTTGCGGAGGTACTTGATAATGATGACGACGATGATGATTCCCCCTGGTTCAATGATGAT GATGATGAATTTGCAGAGCCTGCAAATTTTACTAATGGTCGACAGAGTTCTAAATTGCTTGAAGTGGCCAAGACGAGGCCAG GAAACCGAAGAAAAGCTAATGTTGGTGGTAAACCAGGTTCCAAAGGGAAG TTTGATGCGCATAAAGGTGCAAAGAAAAAGTATGCTCAGCTCTCGGAGGAATTTAGAGTAGATAATAGATGGATTCCCCTTCTTGATTACCTAAGCACCTATGGAATGAAAGAATCTCACTTTATTCAGATGCATCGGAGGCACATGAATGCTTTCAATATAAATTTGCATTCCGTACGGGAGAGACTTGGATACCTTACGGAACTTGGCGTAAAGCACAAGGACATTAAAAAGATGTTATCAAGGCAACCACAAATTCTTGAGTATACAGTGGACAGCACTATGAAGCCACGTGTGTCTTTTTTGCTTGATTTAGGCATCCCTGAAGCAAAGATAGCGCAAGTGATCACTGCTGCCCCATCAATATTTTCTTATAGTGTTGAAAATTCCTTGAAGCCCACTGTAAGATATTTGATTGAAGAGGTTGGTATCAAAGCAAACGACTTGGGCAAAGTTGTAACATTGAGCCCGCAAATTCTTGTTCAGCGTGTTGACATTTCATGGAATGATCGTTTCGATTTCCTTACAGAAGAGTTGGCAGCACCTAGAGAAAGCATTGTGAAAATGGTCACTAAACATCCTCAACTCCTACATTACAGTATTGAAGATGGAATATTGCCTAGGATAAAGTTTTTGAGAAGCATTGGTTTGCAAAATTCTGACATCTTAAAGGTCTTGACTAGTATTACTCAG GTACTATCTTTGTCATTGGAGAAAAATCTTAAGCCAAAGTACACGTATCTGGTAAATGAACTACAGAATGAGGTCCAATCCTTGACTAAGTATCCAATGTACTTAAGTCTGTCACTGGAACAGAGAATACGTCCCCGACATAGATTCTTGGTTTTCCTTAACAAAGCACCAGAGGGACCATTTCCTCTTAGTTCTCTAGTCCCAACTGACGAATCCTTCTGTCAGCAGTGGGCTGGAACTAGTGTTGACCAGTACATAGAATTCAGGCAAAACATGTTGCTCAAAGAGTTTGCCAAGAAGTATGAAAAGCAATGA